From Spirosoma aerolatum, one genomic window encodes:
- a CDS encoding DUF6169 family protein, whose protein sequence is MVIAVADNPTGKHIPADPLTEPTILAIFYDFFRSLEHVIIYICDSSDGREKARFRKFTSWFFNNTRADLVKMDAWIPDGDRHTILSGILSRKNPYFSQFIELFHNLSEADK, encoded by the coding sequence ATGGTCATTGCCGTGGCCGATAATCCGACTGGAAAACACATTCCGGCCGACCCTCTGACAGAGCCAACAATTCTGGCTATTTTTTACGATTTCTTCCGGTCTTTAGAACACGTAATAATTTATATCTGCGATAGTTCGGATGGTCGGGAGAAGGCCCGCTTCCGAAAGTTTACCAGTTGGTTTTTCAACAATACGAGGGCCGATTTGGTCAAAATGGACGCCTGGATTCCTGATGGAGATCGCCATACAATTCTCTCCGGGATATTGAGTAGGAAAAATCCCTATTTCAGTCAATTTATCGAACTCTTCCACAACTTATCAGAAGCGGATAAGTGA